A single window of Microbispora hainanensis DNA harbors:
- a CDS encoding YafY family protein produces the protein MSTNRILAFLELLQARPGLTGPELAERLEVDVRSVRRYVRRLEDLGIPVEAERGRYGGYRLRPGYRLPPLMLTGDEAAAVVLGLLAGRRAGLTVGEGAAESALAKIQRVLPDALRDRVGAVEEMVGLTTRTAATSRPSGATLLTLADAARRRLRVRLAYRSFRGQDSERAVDPYGLVFHSGRWYLTGHDHRRGEVRTFRLDRIGRAETTGEEFPAPGEFDAVAHVMESLAAVPYRYEVEVVLATTMEEARRRIPPAVAALAPVDGGVRMTGRAERLDGMAQVLAGLGVPFTVVGPPELREEVRALARRLEQWADRPPRD, from the coding sequence ATGTCCACCAATCGCATCCTCGCCTTCCTGGAGCTGCTGCAGGCCAGGCCGGGGCTCACCGGTCCCGAGCTGGCCGAGCGCCTGGAGGTGGACGTGCGGAGCGTGCGCCGCTACGTGCGCAGGCTTGAGGACCTCGGCATTCCGGTGGAGGCCGAGCGGGGACGCTACGGCGGCTACCGGCTCAGGCCGGGATATCGGCTGCCGCCGCTCATGCTGACCGGCGACGAGGCCGCCGCCGTGGTGCTCGGGCTGCTCGCCGGCCGCCGCGCGGGCCTCACCGTGGGCGAGGGGGCGGCCGAGAGCGCGCTCGCGAAGATCCAGCGGGTGCTGCCCGACGCCCTGCGCGACCGGGTCGGCGCCGTCGAGGAGATGGTCGGCCTGACCACCCGCACCGCCGCGACATCCCGGCCGAGCGGCGCCACCCTGCTGACGCTGGCCGACGCCGCCCGGCGTCGTCTGCGCGTACGGCTGGCCTACCGGTCCTTCCGGGGACAGGACAGCGAGCGGGCGGTCGATCCGTACGGGCTGGTGTTCCACTCGGGCCGCTGGTATCTGACCGGCCACGACCACCGCAGGGGCGAGGTGCGGACGTTCCGGCTCGACCGGATCGGCCGGGCGGAGACGACGGGGGAAGAGTTTCCCGCACCGGGGGAGTTCGACGCGGTCGCCCACGTCATGGAGTCGCTGGCCGCCGTGCCCTACCGGTACGAGGTCGAGGTGGTGCTGGCCACGACGATGGAGGAGGCCCGGCGGCGGATCCCGCCGGCGGTGGCCGCCCTGGCTCCGGTCGATGGCGGCGTACGGATGACCGGCCGGGCCGAGCGGCTGGACGGCATGGCCCAGGTGCTGGCCGGCCTCGGCGTGCCGTTCACCGTGGTCGGCCCGCCCGAGCTGCGTGAGGAGGTCCGGGCGCTTGCCCGTCGTCTGGAGCAGTGGGCCGACCGGCCTCCGAGGGACTGA
- a CDS encoding VOC family protein has translation MTLEWKLVVDCADPHAQAAFWAQALGYEVEDNSAIVGRLLAGGVVGEEAVTPDHTAFRTLRAVRHPDDPVDQDTGTGLGRRILFQAVPEPKAGKNRLHIDLHAGPERRDAEVDRLKALGATVLRVVQEPGSHHVTMADPEGNEFDVQ, from the coding sequence ATGACTCTCGAATGGAAGCTCGTCGTCGACTGCGCCGACCCGCACGCACAGGCCGCGTTCTGGGCGCAGGCCCTGGGCTACGAGGTGGAGGACAACAGCGCCATCGTCGGCCGGCTTCTGGCCGGCGGCGTCGTGGGGGAGGAGGCGGTGACCCCCGACCACACGGCCTTCCGCACGCTGCGGGCCGTACGGCACCCGGACGACCCGGTCGATCAGGACACCGGCACCGGCCTCGGCCGCCGGATCCTCTTCCAGGCGGTCCCCGAGCCGAAGGCAGGCAAGAACCGCCTGCACATCGACCTGCACGCGGGCCCCGAGCGCAGGGACGCCGAGGTCGACCGGCTCAAGGCGCTCGGCGCGACCGTGCTGCGCGTCGTCCAGGAGCCCGGCAGCCACCACGTGACCATGGCCGACCCCGAGGGCAACGAGTTCGACGTGCAGTGA
- a CDS encoding NAD(P)/FAD-dependent oxidoreductase, with protein sequence MNHTVVVVGGGYGGSMVAKELDSEADVTLIDPREAFVNAAASLRALTRPDWAHNAFFPFATLLQRGRVIRDRAVSVDPKGVTLASGERVEADYLVLATGSGYTYPAKPRHASTSIAEQLDDLRETHRELAGAGRVLILGAGPVGLELAGEIKDVWPDKHVLVLDRADQLLPGFLPEVRDELRRRLDELGIDVRLNTGLTALPTVEAGRAGRIAVTTDKGERIVADIWFRAFGVEVNTGYLADGCLSPLTEQKTIPVTERLNVQGYDHVYAIGDIVALPDPKMASYAMTHAGVVVRNLKAQLAGDRPDAVHTPTSERRILLPLGTRTGVGQLPTPDGVAAATAETVFERKGADLFTARFAARFGRA encoded by the coding sequence ATGAATCACACCGTGGTGGTCGTCGGGGGAGGGTACGGCGGGTCGATGGTCGCCAAGGAGCTGGACTCCGAGGCCGACGTCACACTCATCGACCCACGGGAGGCCTTCGTCAACGCGGCCGCGTCGCTGCGGGCGCTGACCCGCCCTGACTGGGCGCACAACGCGTTCTTCCCGTTCGCGACGCTGCTCCAGCGGGGACGAGTGATCCGCGACCGGGCCGTCTCGGTCGACCCGAAGGGCGTTACGCTCGCTTCGGGCGAGCGGGTCGAGGCCGATTATCTGGTTCTGGCCACCGGCTCCGGCTACACATATCCGGCCAAACCACGCCACGCGTCGACGAGCATCGCCGAGCAGCTGGACGATCTGCGCGAGACCCACAGGGAGCTGGCCGGCGCCGGGCGCGTGCTGATCCTCGGCGCCGGCCCGGTCGGCCTGGAGCTCGCCGGGGAGATCAAGGACGTCTGGCCGGACAAGCACGTGCTCGTCCTCGACAGGGCCGATCAGCTGCTCCCCGGCTTCCTTCCCGAGGTGCGCGATGAGCTACGCCGCCGGCTCGACGAGCTCGGCATCGACGTGCGGCTGAACACCGGTCTCACCGCGTTGCCGACGGTCGAGGCCGGTCGGGCCGGCCGTATCGCGGTCACGACCGACAAGGGCGAACGGATCGTGGCGGACATCTGGTTTCGCGCCTTCGGGGTCGAGGTCAACACCGGCTATCTCGCCGACGGATGCCTCTCGCCGCTGACCGAGCAGAAGACGATCCCGGTCACCGAGCGGCTGAACGTCCAGGGTTACGACCACGTCTACGCGATCGGCGACATCGTCGCCCTCCCCGACCCCAAGATGGCCTCCTATGCGATGACCCATGCCGGGGTCGTGGTGCGGAACCTCAAGGCGCAGCTCGCCGGCGACCGGCCGGACGCGGTGCACACCCCGACGTCCGAGCGGAGGATCCTGCTTCCGCTCGGAACGCGTACGGGCGTCGGCCAGCTCCCCACACCGGACGGTGTCGCCGCGGCCACGGCCGAGACGGTCTTCGAACGCAAGGGCGCCGACCTGTTCACCGCGCGGTTCGCCGCCCGGTTCGGCCGCGCCTGA
- a CDS encoding GAF domain-containing protein, with protein MTENEPRSLIPSMRLDDLLAELQSRLEAVLATRDRVHALLEAVVSIGSDLDLEVVLRRIVETATTLVDATYGAMGVIGEENTLVQFVPVGLSEEEIARIEHWPHGLGLLGLLIKEPQTLRLADISRHPESYGFPPGHPPMGSFLGVPVRVRDEVFGNLYLTEKRGGGNFDEDDEAIVVALATAAGVAIENARLYEESRRRETWLRASSDITTRLLSGAEPREVLTLIARRAREMADADAVAILLPDRDREVLRVALQDVAPAEDGPIGDGPAVRLVEDEVAVEGSLSGRVFLSGEPLALDDFDHGRLHLIWAGDLEPGPVAAVPLGAPGAVRGVLALVKRSGRMPFSQSELRTLHAFAGQAAVALELAETRRDAERLGLLEDRDRIAKDLHDVVIQRLFAVAMTLMSAVRLVERPEASSRLQSAIDELDTTIRQIRSTIFALQTPHEDASPSLRAQVVDLVEGARGHLGFMPGLTLEGRLDNDVPAEVAEHLLAVLREALSNVVRHARATRADVAVHAADGRLTLVVEDNGVGIPAEGRRSGLRNLADRAERLGGALALASPDGGGARLEWSVPLG; from the coding sequence ATGACGGAGAACGAGCCTCGGTCGCTGATTCCCAGCATGCGGCTGGACGATCTGCTGGCGGAGTTGCAGTCACGTCTGGAGGCCGTGCTGGCCACCCGTGACCGGGTGCACGCGCTGCTGGAGGCGGTCGTCTCGATCGGCAGCGACCTCGATCTGGAGGTCGTGCTGCGGCGCATCGTGGAGACCGCCACGACGCTGGTCGACGCGACGTACGGCGCGATGGGCGTGATCGGGGAGGAGAACACGCTCGTCCAGTTCGTGCCCGTAGGGCTGAGCGAGGAGGAGATCGCCAGGATCGAGCACTGGCCGCACGGGCTGGGCCTGCTCGGCCTGCTGATCAAGGAGCCGCAGACGCTGAGGCTGGCCGACATCTCCCGCCATCCCGAGTCGTACGGATTCCCGCCCGGTCACCCGCCCATGGGCAGCTTCCTGGGCGTGCCGGTGCGGGTGCGCGACGAGGTGTTCGGCAACCTCTACCTCACGGAGAAGCGCGGCGGCGGGAACTTCGACGAGGACGACGAGGCGATCGTGGTCGCCCTGGCCACCGCCGCCGGCGTGGCGATCGAGAACGCCCGACTGTACGAGGAGAGCCGCCGCCGGGAGACCTGGTTGCGGGCGTCCTCCGACATCACCACGCGGCTGCTGTCGGGGGCCGAGCCGCGGGAGGTCCTCACCCTGATCGCCCGGCGCGCCCGCGAGATGGCCGACGCCGACGCCGTGGCGATCCTGCTGCCCGACCGCGACCGCGAGGTGCTGCGCGTCGCGTTGCAGGATGTGGCGCCGGCCGAGGACGGGCCGATCGGGGACGGACCGGCGGTCCGGCTCGTCGAGGACGAGGTCGCGGTCGAGGGCTCGCTGTCGGGCCGGGTGTTCCTGAGCGGTGAGCCGCTGGCGCTGGACGATTTCGACCACGGTCGGCTGCACCTGATCTGGGCCGGCGATCTGGAGCCCGGGCCGGTGGCCGCCGTGCCGCTGGGCGCGCCCGGGGCCGTACGCGGGGTGCTGGCCCTGGTCAAACGATCGGGACGGATGCCGTTCAGCCAGTCGGAGCTGCGCACCCTGCACGCCTTCGCCGGGCAGGCGGCCGTCGCGCTGGAGCTGGCCGAGACCCGCCGCGACGCCGAGCGGCTCGGCCTGCTGGAAGACCGCGACCGCATCGCCAAGGACCTGCACGACGTGGTCATCCAGCGCCTGTTCGCCGTCGCCATGACGCTGATGAGCGCGGTGCGCCTGGTCGAACGGCCGGAGGCCTCCTCCCGGCTGCAGAGCGCGATCGACGAGCTGGACACCACGATCCGGCAGATCCGCTCGACGATCTTCGCCCTGCAGACCCCGCACGAGGACGCCTCGCCCAGCCTGCGCGCCCAGGTCGTCGACCTGGTCGAGGGCGCCCGGGGGCATCTGGGCTTCATGCCCGGCCTGACCCTGGAGGGCCGGCTCGACAACGACGTGCCCGCCGAGGTCGCCGAGCACCTGCTCGCCGTCCTGCGCGAGGCGCTCTCGAACGTCGTCCGCCATGCCAGGGCCACCCGCGCCGACGTCGCCGTCCACGCGGCGGACGGGCGGCTGACCCTGGTGGTGGAGGACAACGGCGTCGGCATCCCGGCCGAGGGCCGCCGCAGCGGCCTGCGCAACCTCGCCGACCGGGCCGAACGCCTCGGCGGCGCCCTCGCCCTCGCCTCCCCGGACGGCGGCGGCGCCCGCCTGGAGTGGAGCGTCCCGCTGGGCTGA
- a CDS encoding ABC transporter permease: MWGYVRLELTRALRDGGYVIFGIVMPVVMYLVFTNLGLAPGDKHDAAIYTMVSMAAYGALGGAFNNGSGIAEDRAAGWLRQLRLTPLTPAEVVAGKVVTGAVAVVPSIAAVLLAGVLVNHVSLPPQRWLVIIALLWAGTVPFSLLGLGNGYRLSGQSAAMANIATMLTLSILGGLWVPVEKFPSWLAAIAEWTPSNSYAGLSWRIAFGDVPTLRQVVLLSAWLLVFGVYAVYGYRRAGRRA, from the coding sequence ATGTGGGGATACGTACGGCTCGAACTGACCAGGGCCCTCCGCGACGGCGGCTATGTGATCTTCGGGATCGTGATGCCGGTCGTCATGTACCTCGTCTTCACCAACCTCGGCCTGGCCCCCGGCGACAAGCACGACGCCGCGATCTACACGATGGTCAGCATGGCGGCGTACGGCGCGCTCGGCGGCGCGTTCAACAACGGCAGCGGCATCGCCGAGGACCGCGCGGCGGGGTGGCTGCGCCAGTTGCGGCTCACCCCGCTGACCCCGGCCGAAGTCGTGGCGGGGAAGGTCGTCACCGGCGCGGTCGCCGTCGTGCCCAGCATCGCAGCCGTGCTGCTGGCCGGCGTGCTGGTCAACCACGTCTCGCTCCCACCGCAGCGGTGGCTGGTGATCATCGCGCTCCTGTGGGCGGGCACCGTGCCGTTCTCCCTGCTCGGTCTCGGCAACGGCTATCGCCTGTCGGGCCAGTCCGCGGCGATGGCCAACATCGCGACCATGCTGACGCTGTCGATCCTCGGCGGCCTGTGGGTGCCGGTCGAGAAGTTCCCGTCCTGGCTGGCGGCGATCGCCGAGTGGACCCCGTCGAACAGCTACGCGGGCCTGTCGTGGCGGATCGCGTTCGGCGACGTCCCCACCCTCCGTCAGGTCGTGCTCCTGTCGGCCTGGCTGCTGGTCTTCGGCGTCTACGCGGTGTACGGCTACCGTCGTGCCGGTCGCCGGGCCTGA
- a CDS encoding CGNR zinc finger domain-containing protein: MTLTLHPRSGGSFRFDPGALCLEFLVSGGVGVYAHYETLHEPADLARWAAVSRLGLAEVDTTAGELTRAKTLRAALWGLAGDHVHGRTPRQADVDAVNLAASAPPLTPVMTADGRRSWATPATGGQVVATVARDAIELFTGPLADRVRECAGDNCALVFVDTSRPGSRRWCSMERCGNRHKVRAHRSRER; encoded by the coding sequence ATGACTCTGACGCTACATCCGCGCAGCGGGGGCTCCTTCCGGTTCGATCCGGGCGCCCTCTGCCTGGAGTTCCTGGTGAGCGGCGGCGTGGGGGTCTACGCCCACTACGAGACGCTGCACGAGCCGGCCGACCTGGCACGGTGGGCCGCCGTGTCCCGGCTCGGCCTGGCGGAGGTGGACACGACGGCCGGCGAGCTCACCCGCGCGAAGACCCTGCGCGCCGCCCTGTGGGGACTGGCCGGCGACCACGTCCACGGGCGTACGCCGCGGCAGGCGGACGTGGACGCGGTCAACCTCGCGGCGTCCGCGCCACCGCTGACGCCCGTGATGACGGCGGACGGGCGGCGGTCCTGGGCCACCCCCGCGACCGGCGGCCAGGTGGTCGCGACCGTCGCGAGGGACGCGATCGAGCTGTTCACCGGCCCTCTGGCCGACCGCGTACGGGAGTGCGCGGGCGACAACTGCGCCCTCGTCTTCGTCGACACCTCACGCCCGGGCAGCAGGCGCTGGTGCTCCATGGAGCGGTGCGGCAACCGCCACAAGGTCCGCGCGCACCGCTCCCGCGAAAGGTAG
- a CDS encoding LysR family transcriptional regulator: protein MSSFPSVEDLRLVEAIARHGSVGAAGRELLISQPAASKRLAALERRVGERLFDRDTTGARPTPAGRALCAEAAHVLDHLGRIFDRARAAARAKTFRVGTFGSLAPLLFPALDELMDGATVDQVTDHGDRLVEWVGEGSLDAAFVAVADQMRLPATVSATPVATDRLAVLTPEGAPARDGRRPFAGLDVVAYTYDMSADTLHQRLSGLGARPRAAATAETAVRLARLLRCPAVLPRGLGLAYAQEGDRISAAPLPGRLTLFMVTRRPAPHELTAMAGPLPGRLGLRRPAARRPG, encoded by the coding sequence ATGAGCTCATTCCCCTCGGTCGAGGACCTCCGGCTCGTCGAGGCCATCGCCCGGCACGGCTCGGTCGGGGCCGCCGGAAGAGAGCTGCTGATCAGCCAGCCGGCCGCGAGCAAGCGCCTCGCCGCGCTCGAACGGCGGGTCGGCGAGCGGCTCTTCGACCGGGACACGACGGGGGCGCGGCCGACGCCGGCCGGTCGTGCGCTGTGCGCAGAGGCGGCTCACGTGCTCGATCATCTGGGCCGGATCTTCGACCGGGCGCGGGCGGCGGCGCGGGCGAAAACCTTCCGCGTCGGCACCTTCGGCAGCCTCGCCCCGTTGCTCTTCCCCGCGCTCGACGAGCTGATGGACGGCGCGACGGTCGACCAGGTGACCGACCACGGCGACCGGCTCGTGGAGTGGGTGGGCGAGGGGTCGCTGGACGCCGCGTTCGTCGCCGTAGCCGACCAGATGCGCCTGCCCGCCACCGTCAGCGCCACACCCGTCGCCACCGATCGGCTGGCCGTCCTGACGCCGGAGGGCGCGCCCGCGAGAGACGGCCGGCGGCCGTTCGCCGGTCTCGACGTCGTCGCCTACACCTACGACATGTCCGCCGACACGCTGCACCAGCGGCTGTCCGGCCTCGGCGCGAGGCCCCGGGCGGCGGCCACCGCGGAGACCGCCGTACGGCTCGCGCGGCTGCTGAGATGCCCGGCCGTCCTGCCCCGCGGGCTCGGGCTCGCCTATGCCCAGGAGGGAGATCGCATATCGGCCGCGCCCCTGCCCGGCCGCCTCACGCTCTTCATGGTGACCCGCCGCCCGGCTCCGCACGAGCTGACGGCGATGGCCGGGCCGCTTCCCGGGCGCCTCGGCCTGCGGCGCCCGGCGGCGAGACGGCCCGGCTGA
- a CDS encoding response regulator transcription factor has product MIRVLLAEDQGMMRGALALLLNLEQDIEVVAQVGHGDEVVDTALRTRPDVALLDIEMPGRGGLENAADLHERLPGCAVLILTTFGRPGYLRRAMEAGARGFLVKDGPVEDLADAVRRVLRGERVIDPALAAAALSTGPSPLTDRERDVLAAAADGSTISDIAARLHLSESTVRNYLSSAIGKTGTRNRIEAARLARHNGWL; this is encoded by the coding sequence GTGATCCGGGTGCTGCTGGCCGAGGACCAGGGCATGATGCGCGGCGCGCTGGCCCTGCTCCTCAACCTGGAGCAGGACATCGAGGTCGTCGCCCAGGTCGGCCACGGCGACGAGGTGGTGGACACCGCCCTGCGGACCCGGCCCGACGTGGCCCTGCTCGACATCGAGATGCCGGGCCGCGGCGGGCTGGAGAACGCCGCCGACCTGCACGAGCGCCTGCCCGGCTGCGCCGTGCTCATCCTCACGACGTTCGGGCGGCCCGGCTACCTGCGCCGGGCGATGGAAGCCGGGGCGCGCGGGTTCCTGGTCAAGGACGGCCCGGTGGAGGATCTCGCCGACGCCGTCCGCCGCGTGCTGCGCGGCGAGCGGGTCATCGACCCCGCGCTCGCGGCGGCGGCGCTGAGCACCGGCCCGAGCCCGCTGACCGACCGGGAGCGGGACGTGCTGGCCGCGGCGGCCGACGGCTCGACGATCTCCGACATCGCGGCCCGCCTGCACCTGTCGGAGAGCACGGTGCGCAACTACCTGTCGTCGGCCATCGGCAAGACCGGCACCAGGAACCGGATCGAGGCCGCCCGCCTGGCCCGCCACAACGGCTGGCTGTAG
- a CDS encoding alpha/beta hydrolase has product MTTYVLVPGFWLGAWAWRDVTAALRGMGHEAHPLTLTGLADRAHLASPALDLETHIRDILGLAEAEDLRDVVLIGHSGSAAAVTGAAARAAGRVSRVVYVESGPVPDGMAQIDLTGREFVEKRVEDDWRYPMPSWDELQESGASLEGLGEHERSLMAARATAQPLGTITQPLTLGDDAAAFAALPKTLVSCSFPLAQVRGLIAAGHPAFAPLGGPEWELHELPTGHWPMLSRPGDLAALLAKPA; this is encoded by the coding sequence ATGACGACATACGTACTCGTTCCCGGTTTCTGGCTCGGCGCGTGGGCGTGGCGGGACGTGACCGCCGCGCTTCGCGGCATGGGGCACGAGGCCCACCCGCTGACCCTCACCGGCCTCGCCGACCGCGCCCATCTCGCCTCCCCCGCCCTGGATCTGGAGACCCACATCCGCGACATCCTCGGCCTCGCCGAGGCCGAGGACCTGCGCGATGTGGTCCTGATCGGCCACAGCGGCAGCGCCGCCGCAGTCACCGGGGCCGCCGCCCGCGCCGCCGGCCGCGTGAGCCGGGTCGTGTACGTCGAGAGCGGCCCGGTGCCGGACGGCATGGCCCAGATCGACCTGACCGGGCGGGAGTTCGTCGAGAAGCGCGTCGAGGACGACTGGCGCTACCCCATGCCTTCCTGGGATGAACTGCAGGAGTCGGGCGCGAGCCTGGAGGGGCTGGGCGAGCACGAGCGCTCGTTGATGGCCGCCCGGGCCACCGCACAGCCGCTCGGCACGATCACGCAGCCCCTCACGCTGGGTGACGACGCCGCGGCGTTCGCCGCACTGCCGAAGACGCTGGTGAGCTGCTCGTTCCCGCTCGCCCAGGTCAGAGGGCTGATCGCGGCCGGACATCCGGCGTTCGCGCCGCTGGGCGGGCCCGAGTGGGAGCTGCATGAGCTGCCCACCGGTCACTGGCCGATGCTCTCCCGCCCCGGCGACCTGGCTGCACTTCTCGCCAAACCGGCGTAA
- a CDS encoding MarR family winged helix-turn-helix transcriptional regulator — MEKPRTLEPEQWELWDSWMQAQRLLARELDRGLQRDHGISKAEFSVLVTLHRTAGGRMRVTELAESLAWEKSRVAHQLTRMENRELVDRTEDRSGRRIGVGLTAKGRSAVENAILGHADNIRRYFFETLTPEQAAAIHAWSRQVAARIEARSGADADQPAV, encoded by the coding sequence ATGGAGAAGCCCCGGACGCTGGAACCCGAGCAGTGGGAGCTCTGGGACAGCTGGATGCAGGCGCAGCGTCTCCTGGCCCGTGAGCTGGACCGTGGCCTGCAGCGCGACCACGGCATCTCCAAGGCCGAGTTCAGCGTGCTCGTGACGCTTCACCGGACGGCCGGGGGCCGGATGCGCGTGACCGAGCTCGCCGAGTCGCTCGCCTGGGAGAAAAGCCGGGTGGCGCATCAGCTGACGCGGATGGAGAACCGTGAACTGGTCGACAGGACCGAGGACCGGTCCGGCCGCCGGATCGGGGTCGGGCTGACCGCCAAGGGCCGCAGCGCCGTGGAGAACGCCATCCTGGGGCACGCGGACAACATCCGCCGCTACTTCTTCGAGACGCTCACGCCCGAGCAGGCCGCCGCCATCCACGCGTGGAGCAGGCAGGTGGCCGCCCGCATCGAAGCGCGTTCCGGCGCGGACGCCGATCAGCCGGCTGTGTGA
- a CDS encoding sensor histidine kinase: MTTERGTWLDPLREGERGPDAKGMYMWVAVTAAPVWDIAHGRSHPLWLAWPAALAAAGLYVATTHFAFTDRRRALPALGLLAVVVLASMIGFAGNWLYLVMMLAVATGTAVRGRILPVILIAECVAALVVAVRADASLTGVLSMIWGTFTAGLIPAIIIRLWEAIHELKATREELARTAVTEERLRFSRDLHDLLGHTLSIMVVKAEAVRRLTRVDADAAAEQASDIEQIGRQALTEVRAAVTGYRGRGLTAELDSARAALADAGIKVTVRTSSVRPGPEADALLGWAVREGVTNVVRHSHASACEIGLRDDDGLLVLEIRDDGPPQQAHGHGNGLIGLRERVRAASGTVETTAPPDGGFLLRVAVPYAREDGQ, translated from the coding sequence ATGACGACAGAACGCGGCACCTGGCTCGATCCGCTGCGCGAGGGCGAGCGCGGCCCCGACGCCAAAGGCATGTACATGTGGGTGGCCGTGACGGCGGCGCCCGTGTGGGACATCGCGCACGGCCGATCCCATCCCCTCTGGCTGGCCTGGCCGGCCGCGCTGGCCGCCGCCGGGCTGTACGTGGCCACCACGCACTTCGCGTTCACGGACCGGCGGCGCGCCCTGCCGGCGCTCGGGCTGCTCGCGGTGGTGGTCCTCGCGTCTATGATCGGGTTCGCGGGCAACTGGCTCTACCTGGTCATGATGCTGGCCGTCGCCACCGGAACCGCCGTTCGCGGCAGGATCCTGCCGGTGATACTGATCGCCGAGTGCGTCGCCGCCCTGGTCGTGGCCGTGCGGGCCGACGCGAGCCTCACCGGCGTGCTCTCCATGATCTGGGGCACGTTCACCGCGGGCCTGATCCCGGCGATCATCATCCGGCTGTGGGAGGCCATCCACGAGCTCAAGGCCACCCGCGAGGAGCTGGCCCGGACCGCGGTGACCGAGGAGCGGCTGCGCTTCTCCCGCGACCTGCACGACCTGCTCGGGCACACCCTCTCGATCATGGTCGTCAAGGCCGAGGCCGTACGCCGGCTGACCCGGGTGGACGCCGATGCGGCGGCCGAGCAGGCGTCCGACATCGAACAGATCGGGCGGCAGGCGCTGACCGAGGTGCGGGCCGCCGTCACCGGCTATCGGGGCAGGGGACTGACCGCCGAGCTCGACTCCGCCCGCGCCGCCCTCGCGGACGCCGGAATCAAGGTGACCGTCCGCACCTCCTCCGTACGGCCCGGCCCCGAGGCCGACGCCCTGCTCGGCTGGGCCGTGCGCGAGGGCGTGACCAACGTCGTCCGGCACAGCCACGCGTCGGCCTGCGAGATCGGCCTGCGCGACGACGACGGGCTCCTGGTGCTGGAGATCCGCGACGACGGCCCGCCGCAGCAGGCCCACGGGCACGGCAACGGGCTGATCGGCCTGCGTGAGCGCGTGAGGGCCGCCTCCGGCACCGTGGAGACCACGGCGCCGCCGGACGGAGGCTTCCTGCTCCGGGTGGCCGTGCCGTACGCGAGGGAGGACGGTCAGTGA
- a CDS encoding ABC transporter ATP-binding protein, with protein sequence MTTNTADAVSLTSATKRFGPVRAVDELTLAIPRGQTVALLGPNGAGKSTTIALLLGLLPPDSGRAALFGLDPEQAVRQGLAGAMPQEGGLVPRVTVRELLTFVSGTYPAPLPLDRVLTLARIDDLRDRRVDRLSGGQAQRVRFAMAVCGDPDLIVLDEPTAALDVEARREFWDGMRGLASQGKTILFSTHYLDEADEHADRVVVLGHGRVIADGTSAEIKRAAALTTVSVAADGESAWLATLPGVRHMEIRGGRVHLRTGDSDATVMALARADAIRDLEVAPADLEDAFVALTTKENV encoded by the coding sequence ATGACCACGAACACCGCCGACGCCGTGTCACTGACCTCGGCGACCAAGCGCTTCGGCCCCGTACGGGCCGTGGACGAGCTCACGCTCGCCATCCCCCGCGGCCAGACGGTGGCACTCCTCGGCCCCAACGGCGCGGGCAAGTCGACCACCATCGCGCTGCTGCTCGGGCTGCTGCCGCCCGACTCCGGGCGGGCCGCGCTGTTCGGCCTCGACCCCGAGCAGGCCGTGAGGCAGGGCCTGGCGGGCGCGATGCCGCAGGAGGGCGGCCTGGTCCCCCGGGTCACGGTCCGCGAGCTGCTGACCTTCGTGTCCGGGACCTATCCCGCTCCCCTCCCCCTCGACCGGGTGCTCACGCTCGCCCGGATCGACGACCTGCGCGACCGCCGGGTGGACCGGTTGTCGGGCGGGCAGGCGCAGCGCGTGCGGTTCGCGATGGCGGTGTGCGGCGACCCCGACCTGATCGTCCTCGACGAGCCCACCGCCGCGCTCGACGTGGAGGCCCGGCGCGAGTTCTGGGACGGCATGCGCGGGCTGGCCAGCCAGGGCAAGACCATCCTGTTCAGCACCCACTATCTCGATGAGGCCGACGAGCATGCCGACCGCGTCGTCGTGCTCGGCCACGGCCGGGTGATCGCCGACGGCACCAGCGCGGAGATCAAGCGGGCGGCGGCGCTGACCACCGTGAGCGTGGCCGCCGACGGCGAGTCCGCCTGGCTCGCGACCCTGCCGGGCGTGCGCCACATGGAGATCAGGGGCGGCCGGGTCCACCTGCGCACCGGCGACTCCGACGCCACCGTCATGGCCCTCGCCCGCGCGGACGCCATCCGCGATCTGGAAGTCGCCCCGGCCGACCTGGAGGACGCTTTCGTGGCCCTCACGACCAAGGAGAACGTGTGA